One Etheostoma spectabile isolate EspeVRDwgs_2016 chromosome 12, UIUC_Espe_1.0, whole genome shotgun sequence genomic window carries:
- the LOC116698800 gene encoding GTPase IMAP family member 7-like — protein MKTVSKSAEVEGRWVTVVDTPGLTDEVLSPEQLYNEIMRSLIYANPGPHAFVIVVKIGRMSKTNVALLEMLPELFGKEAQKYTMLVFTHGDELGGQSMDQKIQSSSCVSALVSMCAGRYCVFDNKERKSKRKVRDFS, from the coding sequence ATGAAGACTGTTTCAAAGTCAGCAGAGGTTGAGGGACGCTGGGTCACGGTGGTCGACACTCCAGGATTAACTGATGAAGTTCTGTCTCCTGAACAGCTGTACAACGAGATTATGAGGTCACTAATCTACGCCAATCCAGGACCACATGCCTTTGTTATTGTGGTGAAGATTGGCAGGATGTCCAAAACCAACGTTGCCCTACTTGAGATGCTACCGGAACTATTCGGCAAAGAGGCCCAGAAGTACACCATGCTGGTGTTCACTCATGGAGACGAGTTGGGAGGTCAGTCCATGGATCAGAAGATCCAGTCCAGCAGCTGTGTGTCAGCCCTGGTCTCCATGTGTGCTGGGAGATACTGTGTGTTTgacaacaaagaaagaaaaagcaaaaggAAAGTTCGCGACTTCTCATGA